A single region of the Paludibacter jiangxiensis genome encodes:
- a CDS encoding glutamine synthetase III family protein yields the protein MSKLRFAALQEFAARTPLHVDIPSKLSEYYGINVFDRKKMQAYLPEEAYKAVREAVEDGTQINRKVADQIANGMCRWAKERGATHYTHWFQPLNDATAEKHERLFDFGENGEVLERFSGKLLIQQEPDASSFPSGGIRNTFEARGYTAWDVSSPAFIVDETLCIPTIFIAYTGEALDYKTPLLRALSSVDKAAVRVCQYFDKEVTKVTANLGWEQEYFLIDKALFDARPDLCLTGRTLMGHASAKDQQLEDHYFAAIPPRVMAFMSELELECHKLGIPVKTRHNEVAPNQFECAPIFEEANLANDHNQLVMDLMKHIARKHNFAVLLHEKPFAGVNGSGKHNNWSLCTDTGVNLFSPAKNPKGNMLFLTYIVNTLMAVQNHQDLLRASIMSAENSHRLGANEAPPAIVSVFLGSYLTNMLDNLAEKVSDSRMSPEEKTALKLGIARIPDIVLDSTDRNRTSPFAFTGNRFEFRAVGSSANCGAAMTVLNAVVADQLNRFADEVDVQIAKGKNKDEVIFQILKRMIIETRPIRFEGDGYSPEWVEEAAKRGLTNITSAPDAIEKYLDKKAVELFTKQGILSETEIHSRVEVEFEKFTKKIQIEARVLGDLAINHIVPTAIAYQNRLIENIRGLKEVFDKDEFEALAADNKSLVREIGERVVAIKTMVHEMIEARKVANNIEDMHTKTYEYSTKVRPYLDQIRYHIDKLEEVVDDEIWTLPKYRELLFAK from the coding sequence ATGTCTAAATTACGTTTTGCGGCGTTGCAGGAATTTGCTGCCCGTACTCCTCTGCATGTGGACATTCCGTCCAAACTTTCCGAATATTATGGAATTAATGTTTTTGACCGAAAGAAAATGCAGGCTTATTTGCCTGAAGAAGCATACAAAGCTGTTCGTGAAGCAGTTGAAGACGGCACCCAGATAAACCGAAAAGTAGCCGACCAGATTGCAAACGGCATGTGCCGCTGGGCAAAAGAACGGGGAGCCACTCACTATACCCACTGGTTTCAGCCTCTTAACGATGCTACCGCCGAAAAACACGAACGTTTGTTTGATTTTGGAGAAAACGGTGAAGTGCTGGAACGCTTTTCCGGCAAACTACTCATTCAACAAGAGCCCGATGCCTCCTCATTTCCCAGCGGAGGTATTCGCAATACTTTCGAGGCCCGCGGATATACAGCCTGGGACGTTTCTTCCCCCGCATTTATAGTTGACGAAACACTTTGCATTCCTACCATTTTCATAGCATACACCGGCGAAGCGCTCGATTACAAAACACCATTATTGCGTGCTTTGAGTTCCGTAGACAAAGCAGCAGTCCGCGTTTGTCAGTATTTCGACAAGGAGGTAACAAAGGTAACTGCCAATTTAGGCTGGGAACAGGAATATTTTCTGATAGACAAAGCGCTGTTCGATGCCCGCCCCGACCTTTGCCTCACAGGGCGAACGTTGATGGGGCATGCTTCTGCCAAAGATCAACAGCTGGAAGATCACTATTTTGCAGCCATTCCTCCCCGCGTAATGGCGTTCATGAGCGAACTGGAACTGGAGTGTCACAAACTGGGCATTCCGGTAAAAACCCGCCACAACGAAGTGGCTCCCAACCAATTCGAATGCGCACCAATTTTTGAGGAAGCCAACCTTGCCAACGACCACAATCAGCTGGTAATGGATCTGATGAAACACATTGCCCGCAAACATAATTTTGCCGTATTGCTGCACGAGAAACCGTTTGCCGGCGTCAATGGTTCAGGAAAACACAACAACTGGTCACTCTGCACCGACACCGGGGTCAATCTTTTTAGTCCTGCAAAGAATCCCAAAGGAAACATGCTCTTCCTTACTTATATCGTCAATACGTTGATGGCAGTGCAAAACCACCAGGACTTGCTTCGCGCTTCGATCATGAGCGCCGAAAATTCACACCGCCTGGGCGCCAACGAAGCACCACCGGCTATTGTCTCTGTCTTTTTAGGGAGCTATCTCACCAATATGCTGGACAATCTGGCCGAAAAGGTATCGGATTCCCGCATGTCGCCCGAAGAAAAAACGGCGCTGAAGCTTGGTATCGCGCGCATCCCCGACATTGTTCTGGACAGTACCGACCGCAACCGTACATCTCCGTTTGCCTTTACCGGCAACCGTTTCGAGTTCAGAGCCGTTGGTTCTTCTGCCAACTGTGGTGCAGCAATGACGGTACTGAATGCAGTAGTTGCCGATCAACTCAATCGCTTTGCGGATGAAGTTGACGTTCAGATTGCAAAGGGAAAAAACAAGGACGAGGTTATCTTCCAGATTTTGAAACGAATGATCATCGAAACCCGCCCGATACGTTTTGAAGGCGACGGTTATTCTCCGGAATGGGTAGAAGAAGCTGCCAAACGTGGCCTGACCAACATCACATCGGCTCCTGACGCGATAGAGAAATACCTTGACAAAAAGGCCGTGGAGCTTTTCACCAAACAAGGCATCTTGTCGGAAACCGAGATACACAGCCGCGTAGAGGTAGAATTTGAAAAGTTCACCAAGAAGATTCAGATCGAAGCCCGCGTTCTGGGAGATTTGGCTATCAACCACATTGTGCCGACTGCCATTGCCTACCAAAACCGATTGATTGAAAACATCCGGGGATTGAAAGAAGTATTCGACAAAGACGAATTTGAAGCGCTTGCCGCAGACAACAAAAGCCTCGTTCGCGAAATCGGAGAACGTGTTGTTGCTATTAAAACAATGGTGCACGAAATGATTGAAGCCCGCAAAGTAGCAAACAACATTGAAGACATGCATACCAAAACGTATGAATACAGCACCAAGGTGCGCCCGTATCTCGATCAGATCCGCTACCACATCGACAAACTGGAAGAGGTGGTGGACGATGAAATATGGACTCTGCCCAAATACCGGGAACTTCTTTTTGCAAAATAA
- a CDS encoding alpha/beta fold hydrolase: MKPFSFCLIVFLCVLTPSISAQINYGNNPAAGKYLTTRGIKLYYETYGRGEPLLMIHGNGGSISGFSNQIPFFAQKYKVIAVDSRAQGKSADACDSLSFEMMADDFNALLDSMHISSCRVLGWSDGGINALLMAIRHPQKVKMLASTGANLIPDSTVFVPHAYREWMNDYLRSGKETQTPKLKNQRKLMALDLFQPHITTAQLQTIKCPSLIIGGDHDLIVPSHTLEIANAIPGAFCWIIPDSGHATLIQHKKQFNEVVNAFFNRQIHGK, translated from the coding sequence ATGAAACCATTTTCATTTTGCCTCATCGTCTTTTTGTGCGTACTAACGCCATCTATCTCGGCACAAATCAATTACGGCAATAATCCAGCCGCAGGCAAATACCTAACCACGAGAGGCATCAAACTCTATTACGAGACCTATGGCAGAGGCGAACCTCTCCTGATGATTCACGGCAACGGAGGATCTATTTCCGGCTTTTCAAATCAGATTCCATTTTTCGCCCAAAAGTACAAGGTGATTGCAGTTGATAGCCGTGCACAGGGAAAATCTGCAGACGCATGCGATTCTCTCAGTTTTGAGATGATGGCCGATGATTTCAATGCCCTACTCGACTCCATGCATATTTCGTCCTGCCGTGTGTTGGGCTGGAGCGACGGAGGCATTAATGCTCTTTTAATGGCAATCCGGCATCCCCAAAAAGTAAAAATGTTAGCTTCGACCGGCGCCAACCTGATTCCGGACTCTACCGTTTTTGTCCCTCATGCCTATCGGGAATGGATGAATGATTATTTGCGTTCAGGCAAAGAAACCCAAACTCCCAAACTGAAGAATCAACGCAAGCTGATGGCGCTCGACCTCTTCCAACCGCATATTACAACGGCACAATTGCAAACCATTAAATGTCCATCACTAATTATCGGAGGAGATCACGACCTTATTGTACCATCACACACTCTGGAGATAGCGAATGCCATTCCCGGGGCTTTCTGCTGGATTATTCCAGATAGCGGTCATGCTACGCTTATTCAACACAAAAAGCAATTTAACGAAGTGGTCAATGCTTTT